One window of Macrococcus sp. 19Msa1099 genomic DNA carries:
- the recT gene encoding recombination protein RecT — protein sequence MATTESLKQQVQTTQQNQVANQPKPQTIDDYMKKMAPAMAQALPKHMDIDRLTRLAMTTIRTTPALKDADVGSLLGAVMQAAQLGLEPGLMGHCYLLPFNNKNKGIKEVQFIIGYKGMIDLARRSGHIKSIYAHAVYSNDEFDYELGLESKLVHKPTINADKGEFVGAYAVAHFKDGGYQFEFMSKADIEKRKGRSKAANSKFSPWTSDYEEMAKKTVVRHMWKYLPISVEVQQQVAYDEGTGKDISKIKDVTPDDTMLEAPDYELLDITDENTEG from the coding sequence ATGGCAACTACTGAATCTTTAAAACAACAGGTACAAACTACACAACAAAATCAAGTGGCAAATCAACCGAAACCTCAGACGATTGATGATTACATGAAGAAGATGGCACCGGCAATGGCACAAGCTTTACCAAAGCATATGGATATTGATCGTTTAACACGATTAGCAATGACAACAATCAGAACAACTCCTGCATTAAAAGATGCAGATGTAGGAAGTTTACTTGGAGCAGTGATGCAAGCAGCACAACTTGGATTAGAGCCTGGATTGATGGGTCATTGCTACTTACTACCTTTCAACAATAAAAATAAAGGTATCAAAGAAGTTCAGTTCATTATCGGATATAAAGGAATGATTGATCTAGCACGAAGAAGCGGTCATATCAAATCAATCTATGCACATGCAGTATATAGTAACGATGAATTTGATTATGAACTAGGATTAGAAAGCAAGTTAGTCCACAAACCGACTATAAACGCAGACAAAGGTGAGTTCGTTGGAGCATATGCAGTTGCACACTTTAAAGATGGAGGATATCAGTTCGAATTTATGAGTAAAGCGGACATTGAAAAGCGTAAAGGTAGAAGTAAAGCTGCTAACTCAAAATTCAGTCCTTGGACATCAGATTATGAAGAGATGGCCAAGAAAACTGTTGTTCGTCATATGTGGAAGTATTTGCCGATCAGCGTAGAAGTGCAGCAACAAGTTGCTTATGACGAAGGTACAGGTAAGGATATCAGCAAGATTAAAGACGTCACACCTGATGACACGATGCTTGAAGCACCAGACTATGAATTGCTGGATATCACAGATGAAAATACGGAGGGGTAA
- a CDS encoding lambda-exonuclease family protein: protein MAEVLNTKDMTHEEWLKARQAGVGGSDAGTILGVNKWKSKTQLFFEKVNPELKQQVDNEFIYWGNVLEDVVAKEFETRTGKKVRKNNKMLRHPEHEFMLANLDRVIVGEKALLECKTTSQYNIDQWKDDEIPASYLCQIQHYMAVTGYEKAYIAVLCGGNQFIWKEVPRDDELIEIIINAEKDFWYNNVLAGVIPEIDGSDATKDFLNHMYKDIDETEVQLSDDVETLLTALEQVKQEEKELKELKTQYENKIKHILGNNLAGKTSGYQVTWKPQVRKTLDTKKIREIYGEQLDPYYKETETRVLKIKQIKGA, encoded by the coding sequence ATGGCAGAGGTTTTAAACACAAAGGACATGACTCATGAAGAATGGCTGAAAGCTAGACAGGCAGGTGTCGGTGGAAGTGATGCCGGAACTATTCTTGGAGTGAATAAATGGAAATCTAAAACGCAACTATTCTTCGAGAAGGTAAATCCAGAATTAAAGCAACAAGTTGACAACGAATTTATATATTGGGGGAACGTCCTTGAAGATGTTGTAGCTAAAGAATTTGAAACAAGGACAGGTAAGAAAGTCAGAAAAAACAACAAAATGTTAAGACATCCTGAACATGAATTTATGTTAGCAAATCTAGATAGAGTAATAGTAGGAGAAAAGGCATTGCTCGAATGTAAGACCACTTCGCAATACAATATCGATCAATGGAAGGATGACGAGATACCAGCATCGTATCTTTGTCAGATTCAGCACTACATGGCAGTTACAGGATATGAAAAAGCATATATCGCAGTTTTATGTGGTGGTAATCAGTTCATTTGGAAGGAAGTGCCACGTGACGATGAATTGATTGAAATTATCATCAATGCTGAAAAGGACTTCTGGTATAACAATGTTCTTGCAGGTGTTATTCCTGAAATAGATGGAAGTGATGCAACTAAAGATTTTTTGAATCATATGTATAAAGATATCGATGAAACCGAAGTTCAGTTAAGTGATGATGTCGAAACATTATTAACTGCATTAGAACAAGTTAAGCAAGAAGAAAAGGAACTTAAAGAACTTAAAACGCAGTATGAAAACAAAATAAAGCACATATTAGGCAACAACTTAGCAGGTAAAACAAGTGGATATCAGGTTACCTGGAAACCACAAGTAAGAAAGACTTTGGATACTAAGAAGATTCGAGAAATTTATGGAGAACAATTAGACCCTTATTACAAAGAAACAGAAACTAGAGTATTAAAAATCAAACAAATCAAAGGAGCGTAA
- a CDS encoding phage regulatory protein/antirepressor Ant, protein MNTLIKIENNSELGPVVSSRIVAEELGRQHQHVKRDLDKILMSPNVDALIFKSDYKDSRGRTQSEYLLTKDGFILYMFNIQGHNDFKMAYINRFNEMEKALQNRLPGTYKEALLQLVEQVEENEKLHLENTMQKQQIGELKPKANYVDTILKSKSLVTIGQIAKDYGMSAQEMNKLLQRFKIQYKQSGQWLLYSNHHAKGYTHSETTEITHKDGSVSVRMHTKWTQKGRLFLYEFLKHRDIIPVIEFESEETA, encoded by the coding sequence ATGAACACATTAATCAAGATCGAGAATAATTCAGAACTAGGACCAGTCGTAAGCAGTAGGATAGTTGCAGAGGAATTAGGTAGACAACATCAACATGTTAAAAGAGATTTGGACAAAATTTTAATGAGTCCAAATGTGGACGCATTAATTTTTAAGTCAGATTACAAAGATAGTCGTGGCAGAACTCAATCGGAATATTTATTAACTAAAGACGGATTCATCTTATACATGTTCAACATCCAAGGTCACAATGACTTCAAAATGGCATATATCAATAGATTTAACGAAATGGAGAAAGCATTACAAAACAGATTGCCTGGAACATACAAAGAAGCATTATTGCAGTTAGTTGAACAAGTGGAAGAGAACGAGAAATTACATCTAGAGAACACGATGCAGAAACAACAAATTGGAGAGTTAAAACCGAAAGCGAATTATGTAGACACAATTCTTAAAAGTAAGAGCTTGGTCACTATAGGTCAGATCGCAAAAGACTATGGCATGTCGGCTCAAGAGATGAATAAACTTCTGCAACGATTCAAAATTCAATACAAACAATCAGGTCAATGGCTACTTTACTCAAATCATCACGCTAAAGGCTACACACATTCAGAAACAACTGAGATTACGCATAAGGATGGCAGTGTATCAGTGCGAATGCATACGAAATGGACACAGAAAGGTCGTTTATTCCTTTACGAGTTCTTGAAACACAGAGATATCATTCCTGTAATTGAATTTGAAAGCGAGGAAACTGCATGA
- a CDS encoding helix-turn-helix transcriptional regulator, whose translation MFKSIQRHRERTNRTQSQVADMLLTTKPNICNIEKGRRNISSEILMTSYERSDDPILIKEMSYEFSNGYTTPAPSEVVFDDHRICIKERMLNEIREVIDVLNLYRIDKRPEYCSQEDIEHVRRIASETQDVIFEAQALIDKIIIDYQLNPQELSGTRNQRYKMERRI comes from the coding sequence ATGTTCAAAAGTATACAAAGACATAGAGAACGTACTAATAGAACTCAATCACAAGTTGCAGACATGTTACTTACTACTAAACCAAATATCTGCAATATCGAAAAGGGACGTCGTAATATCTCATCTGAAATCTTAATGACAAGTTACGAAAGAAGTGATGATCCAATTCTAATCAAAGAAATGTCATACGAATTCTCGAATGGATACACGACACCTGCACCATCAGAAGTTGTATTTGATGATCATCGTATATGTATAAAAGAGAGGATGCTTAATGAAATACGAGAAGTAATTGATGTTCTCAATCTCTACCGTATTGATAAACGCCCTGAATATTGCAGTCAAGAAGACATCGAGCATGTAAGACGTATCGCTAGCGAAACGCAAGATGTGATTTTTGAAGCACAGGCACTAATCGACAAAATCATTATAGATTACCAATTGAACCCACAAGAATTATCCGGAACAAGAAATCAGCGTTACAAAATGGAACGCAGAATTTAA
- a CDS encoding KTSC domain-containing protein: MVNMIPVASSNIKSVGYNPQTSELFVTFHYGKTYIYSNVPSSKFESLLNSGSKGSYLESFIKGVHPYRPY, from the coding sequence ATGGTAAATATGATTCCGGTAGCTAGTTCGAATATCAAAAGCGTTGGATACAATCCACAAACGTCTGAATTATTTGTAACTTTTCATTACGGTAAAACTTACATATATTCAAATGTCCCGAGTTCTAAATTTGAATCTCTGCTCAATAGCGGTTCTAAAGGTTCATACTTAGAAAGTTTTATTAAAGGTGTACATCCTTATAGACCCTATTAA
- a CDS encoding BC1881 family protein: MNEYTTKELVEELVKRKGVEEVFAEVEDRYDIKIGDSRSSVTTFGLGPARILIIID; encoded by the coding sequence ATGAATGAATACACTACTAAAGAATTAGTTGAAGAATTAGTAAAAAGAAAGGGTGTCGAAGAAGTTTTTGCAGAAGTCGAAGATCGTTATGACATAAAAATTGGTGATAGTAGATCATCAGTAACAACCTTCGGACTAGGACCTGCAAGAATATTGATAATTATTGATTAA
- a CDS encoding helix-turn-helix transcriptional regulator, producing MSENLKKLRLDAGLTQSELSNKLGCTMQYYNMIENGKKIPSVQLSKKIASILGTDWTIFFNNEVNQKLNIHNNNNQASDQTHLV from the coding sequence ATGAGTGAAAACTTAAAAAAGTTAAGATTAGACGCTGGACTAACTCAAAGTGAGCTTTCGAATAAGTTAGGATGTACAATGCAATACTATAATATGATTGAAAATGGCAAGAAAATTCCAAGTGTACAACTATCAAAAAAAATAGCTTCAATATTAGGTACAGATTGGACTATTTTTTTTAATAACGAAGTAAACCAAAAGTTGAATATTCATAATAATAACAACCAGGCAAGCGACCAAACTCACCTGGTATAA
- a CDS encoding helix-turn-helix transcriptional regulator — MLHKNLAKFRKAKKMTQKQVADKLHITPQAYSRYERNDERSAEPSAENLKILADLYDVTVDTLLGNSENDRSIDSLFFNHLEGFSDLSEEEQKRIEQSLIEQAEFLIAKAKKNK, encoded by the coding sequence ATGTTACATAAAAATTTAGCTAAATTTCGAAAGGCTAAAAAAATGACCCAAAAACAAGTGGCAGATAAATTACACATCACACCACAAGCTTATTCAAGATACGAGCGAAATGACGAGAGAAGCGCAGAGCCATCTGCCGAAAACTTAAAAATTCTAGCAGATTTATATGATGTAACTGTGGATACCCTTTTAGGGAATAGCGAAAATGATAGAAGTATTGATTCTTTGTTTTTCAACCATCTAGAAGGTTTTTCTGATTTAAGCGAAGAAGAACAAAAAAGAATAGAACAATCATTAATAGAGCAAGCTGAATTTTTAATCGCGAAAGCGAAGAAAAATAAATAA